Proteins co-encoded in one Helicoverpa zea isolate HzStark_Cry1AcR chromosome 18, ilHelZeax1.1, whole genome shotgun sequence genomic window:
- the LOC124638674 gene encoding uncharacterized protein LOC124638674 encodes MNKKNQESELFKKTFEAIKKCKEEENKRLDDFLEKSIAKGEQRAAKRNRKVKDKIIQDRKNKMSIAEVNKTMNEYVKQMECSPKCFCERQCIITKSDIPPVVKKRQAEIKSENKVTTSYFAPSNKLVDALRKREQEPKPWTGADTAHVLFMRNADRTLQDSKYKLPARKVIDEYRKYNALDETTLPVPHYN; translated from the exons ATGAACAAAAAGAACCAAGAATCAGAATTATTCAAAAAGACCTTCGAAGCTATTAAGAAATGTAAAGAAGAAGAGAATAAACGTTTAGATGACTTTTTAGAAAAAAGTATTGCAAAAGGAGAACAAAG AGCTGCTAAAAGGAATCGTAAAGTCaaagacaaaataatacaagaccgcaaaaataaaatgtccatAGCCGAGGTTAACAAAACTATGAATGAATATGTAAAACAAATGGAATGCAGCCCCAAGTGCTTCTGTGAACGCCAGTGTATTATTACTAAATCTGATATACCACCTGTTGTGAAGAAAAGACAGGCGGAAATCAAATCGGAAAATAAAG TAACTACATCATACTTCGCTCCAAGCAACAAGTTAGTAGATGCTTTACGCAAACGCGAACAGGAACCAAAGCCGTGGACCGGCGCGGACACAGCTCACGTACTCTTTATGAGAAATGCCGACCGAACTCTGCAGGACTCCAAGTACAAGCTACCCGCTAGGAAAGTTATTGAT GAATACAGAAAATACAATGCATTAGATGAGACCACCTTACCCGTTCCCCActacaattaa
- the LOC124638671 gene encoding NADH-ubiquinone oxidoreductase 75 kDa subunit, mitochondrial has translation MLRQPLSRALTLSSPVRAAPLAARPYSAAPPPPEKFEVFIDDKPVQVAPGTTILQAAAQVGVEIPRFCYHERLAVAGNCRMCLVEIEKSPKPAAACAMPVMKGMRIKTNSDLTRKAREGVMEFLLVNHPLDCPICDQGGECDLQDQSMAFGSDRSRFTDIHFSGKRAVEDKDVGPLIKTIMTRCIHCTRCIRFASEVAGVDDFGTTGRGSDMQVGTYVEKMFLSELSGNIIDLCPVGALTSKPYSFAARPWETRRIDSVDVLDPLGSNIVVATRTNEVLRILPRTNEEINEEWLSDKSRFACDGLKRQRLVTPMMKDSRGNLVPVEWEDAMVAAARALRDCPPGKLLAVAGDLADAESLVALKDLVNRLGSENTCTEQYFPLDGAGIDLRSSYLCNTKIANVEDSDFVLLIGTNTRLEAPLLNARIRKAFIHKDTDVAYIGPKVDLTYEYMHVGDSASIVKDLASGSSSHEVLKRLESAQRPVVILGADQLKTPEGPALLAYTQELALRLQDKLQDKNWKVLNVLQRTASQVAALDIGYQPGVGKALADGPQVVYLLGADSGVVSRDQLPKGAVVIYQGHHGDAGAAMADIVLPGAAYTEKRATYVNAEGRAQQTLVAVTPPGKAREDWKILRALSEVIGERLPYDNLDEVRDRLSQISPALVTYGDVQANNYFAQARTLAQSLQKPVSGKLDVKLKQLEDFFMTDTISRASPTMAKCVQAVIKQKQSKY, from the exons ATGCTGCGCCAGCCTCTATCCAGGGCACTCACCCTGAGCTCGCCGGTGCGCGCGGCGCCGCTGGCAGCGCGCCCCTACTCCGCGGCCCCTCCACCGCCTGAGAAATTCGAAGTGTTCATTGACGACAAGCCTGTTCAAGTTGCGCCTGGTACCACTATCTTGCAA GCTGCAGCTCAAGTAGGAGTAGAAATCCCCCGTTTCTGCTACCATGAGCGTCTCGCCGTCGCCGGCAACTGCCGTATGTGCCTCGTGGAGATCGAGAAGTCACCCAAGCCTGCTGCAGCTTGTGCCATGCCCGTCATGAAAGGCATGAGAATCAAGACAAACTCAGACCTCACCAGGAAAGCCCGTGAGGGTGTCATGGAGTTCCTGCTTGTGAACCATCCTCTTGATTGCCCTATCTGCGACCAGGGTGGTGAATGTgatttacaagatcagtcaatGGCTTTCGGATCTGATAGGAGTCGTTTTACTGATATCCATTTCTCTGGAAAGCG TGCTGTTGAGGACAAAGACGTGGGTCCTTTGATCAAGACCATCATGACCCGTTGCATCCACTGCACGCGATGCATTCGGTTTGCGTCCGAGGTAGCTGGTGTTGATGACTTTGGTACTACCGGCAGAGGCTCTGACATGCAG GTTGGAACCTATGTAGAGAAGATGTTCCTGTCTGAGTTGTCAGGCAACATCATTGACCTGTGCCCTGTTGGCGCCCTCACTTCCAAACCATACAGTTTTGCTGCTCGACCCTGGGAGACCAGGAGG ATTGATTCCGTAGATGTATTGGACCCTCTGGGTAGCAACATCGTTGTTGCTACTCGTACGAATGAGGTGCTGCGTATTCTCCCCAGAACCAATGAG GAGATCAACGAGGAATGGCTATCGGACAAGTCCCGGTTCGCATGCGACGGTCTGAAGCGTCAGCGCTTAGTGACTCCTATGATGAAGGACAGCCGCGGGAACCTCGTCCCCGTCGAGTGGGAGGACGCCATGGTCGCCGCCGCACGAGCGCTAAGAGACTGCCCGCCTGGCAAG CTATTGGCCGTAGCAGGTGACCTAGCAGACGCAGAATCGCTGGTGGCGCTCAAGGACCTGGTGAACCGGCTCGGCTCAGAGAACACTTGCACCGAGCAGTACTTCCCGCTAGATGGCGCCGGCATCGACCTGCGCTCCTCATACCTCTGCAACACTAAGATCGCTA ACGTGGAAGACTCGGACTTCGTTCTCCTGATCGGCACGAACACCCGGCTGGAGGCGCCGCTGCTCAACGCGCGTATACGCAAGGCCTTCATACACAAGGACACCGACGTCGCATACATCGGACCTAAAGTTGACCTCACCTACGAGTATATG CACGTAGGCGACTCAGCATCCATAGTTAAAGACCTCGCATCAGGTTCATCATCTCACGAGGTGCTAAAACGCCTGGAGTCAGCTCAGCGGCCGGTCGTCATTCTCGGCGCGGACCAGCTGAAGACTCCCGAAGGTCCCGCACTCCTCGCCTATACACAGGAACTGGCCCTGCGCCTGCAGGATAAATTGCAAGACAAGAACTGGAAG GTATTGAACGTCCTCCAACGCACAGCGTCCCAGGTGGCTGCGCTGGACATCGGCTACCAGCCCGGAGTGGGCAAGGCGCTGGCCGACGGACCACAGGTCGTGTACCTGTTGGGTGCTGACAGCGGAGTAGTGTCGCGTGACCAACTGCCTAAAGGAGCTGTTGTTATCTATCAAG GTCACCACGGCGACGCGGGCGCAGCGATGGCGGACATCGTGCTGCCGGGCGCGGCGTACACGGAGAAGCGCGCCACCTACGTCAACGCCGAGGGCCGCGCGCAGCAGACGCTCGTCGCCGTCACGCCGCCAGGCAAGGCACGGGAGGACTGGAAGATACTCAG AGCTCTATCTGAAGTGATTGGCGAACGTCTTCCTTACGATAACTTGGACGAGGTTCGCGACCGCCTCAGTCAGATCAGCCCCGCGCTCGTCACCTACGGCGACGTACAGGCCAACAACTACTTCGCACAGGCCAGGACTCTTGCTCAG AGCCTTCAGAAGCCCGTGTCAGGCAAATTGGACGTGAAACTGAAGCAGCTTGaagacttcttcatgaccgacacCATCAGCCGCGCCTCGCCCACCATGGCCAAGTGCGTGCAGGCCGTCATCAAACAGAAACAGTCTAAATACTAG
- the LOC124638673 gene encoding elongation factor 1-beta': MAVGDVKTAQGLNELNTYLADKSYVSGYVPTQADFQVFEQVGKAPSNSLPHALRWYNQIASYSADERKSWAAGVSPLTAGGKTTTAPAPAAKDDDDDDVDLFGSGDEEEDAEAARIREERLKAYADKKSKKPTLIAKSSILLDVKPWDDETDMKEMEKLVRTIEMDGLLWGASKLVPVGYGINKLQIMCVIEDDKVSVDLLTEKIQEYEDFVQSVDIAAFNKI, translated from the exons atggcAGTAGGAGACGTAAAAACCGCTCAAGGCCTCAACGAACTCAACACATACTTGGCCGATAAAAGCTATGTGTCAGG TTACGTTCCAACCCAAGCCGACTTCCAAGTGTTCGAGCAAGTCGGCAAGGCCCCGAGCAACAGCTTGCCTCATGCCCTCCGGTGGTACAACCAAATCGCGTCGTACTCTGCCGACGAGCGCAAGTCATGGGCTGCTGGAGTGAGCCCACTGACCGCGGGCGGCAAGACCACCACAGCACCTGCCCCCGCCGCCAaggacgatgatgatgacgatgtcgACCTATTCGGCTCTGGTGATGAGGAAGAG GATGCAGAGGCAGCCAGAATTCGTGAGGAACGTCTTAAAGCCTATGCTGACAAGAAATCCAAGAAACCCACCCTTATTGCTAAGTCATCTATACTCCTTGACGTTAAGCCTTGGGATGATGAAACTGACATGAAGGAGATGGAGAAACTTGTCCGCACCATCGAGATGGACGGCCTCCTATGGGGTGCCTCCAAACTTGTGCCAGTTGGATACGGTATCAACAAACTGCAGATCATGTGTGTCATCGAGGATGACAAGGTCTCTGTTGACCTTTTGACTGAGAAGATCCAAGAATACGAAGACTTTGTCCAATCTGTTGATATTGCTGCATTCAACAAAATCTAA
- the LOC124638672 gene encoding erlin-2-like, which yields MADQSSVLALLILAVGVTVHFSLHKVEEGHVGVYYRGGALLPVTSQPGFHMMIPLLTSYKAIQTTLQTDEVKNVPCGTSGGVMIYFERIEVVNKLEPISVLDMVRNFTADYDKTLIFNKVHHELNQFCSAHTLHEVYIDLFDQIDENLRTALQRDLNEMAPGLRVQAVRVTKPKIPETIRKNYELMEAEKSKLLIAAQHQKVVEKEAETARRKAVIEAEKEAQVAKIQYEQKIMEKESLQKIELIEDSIHKAKQQTKAEADFYHLQKQAEANKLLLTREYLELKRYEALALNNKIYFGNDIPNMFLQATVGDSVPVPIPKGVKVE from the exons ATGGCGGATCAGTCGTCAGTTCTGGCTTTGTTGATACTGGCAGTCGGGGTGACCGTGCACTTCTCGCTGCACAAAGTGGAAGAAGGTCATGTAGGCGTCTATTACCGG GGAGGGGCGTTACTTCCGGTGACCAGTCAGCCTGGCTTCCATATGATGATCCCACTATTAACATCATACAAAGCTATACAG ACCACTCTTCAGACCGACGAAGTGAAGAATGTACCATGCGGTACCAGTGGTGGTGTTATGATATACTTTGAGCGGATCGAAGTTGTAAACAAACTCGAGCCCATTAGTG tgctAGACATGGTGCGTAACTTCACCGCGGACTACGATAAGACGCTGATATTCAACAAGGTGCACCACGAACTGAATCAGTTCTGTAGCGCTCACACACTGCATGAAGTTTATATTGATCTGTTTGATCAAATCGATGAGAATTTACGaact GCGCTACAAAGAGATTTAAACGAAATGGCGCCTGGACTACGGGTGCAGGCAGTCAGAGTAACGAAACCAAAGATACCTGAGACCATCCGTAAGAACTATGAGCTTATGGAGGCTGAGAAGTCTAAACTTCTTATTGCTGCACAACATCAGAAG GTTGTTGAGAAGGAGGCAGAGACAGCAAGGCGCAAGGCCGTCATCGAAGCGGAAAAAGAGGCGCAAGTGGCGAAAATTCAATATGAACAGAAAATTATGGAGAAGGAATCTTTGCAGAAGATTGAACTCATTGAGGACAGCATTCACAAAGCCAAACAGCAAACCAAAGCTGAGGCAGACTTCTATCATCTGCAGAAACAGGCTGAGGCTAACAAACTGCTGTTGACAAGAGAGTACTTAGAATTGAAGAGATACGAGGCTCTCGCACTTAACAATAAGATATACTTTGGCAATGACATTCCCAACATGTTCCTGCAGGCAACTGTTGGTGACAGTGTACCAGTTCCTATACCCAAGGGTGTCAAAGTTGAATGA
- the LOC124638912 gene encoding SET domain-containing protein SmydA-8-like isoform X1 produces the protein MTAPAARYEVHTCEKLGRYLVAAKDLKAGETILSDEPFVLGPHSESSLVCFNCYLPLMSKFVVCKKCAVAPVCPGEGCPEHLHKKWHSDMECDFFRSIKLTNGLHPMTLVQNVGSLLVLRAFMKRTVEAQAWKEFMQLETHLEERKGTRVWEFSEDTVKFIQSLSIMDDIPDSELIQKICAAIDVNSFEVRGPAVPALGCAEILRGVYLKAALLAHDCVGNTHMSINDNNLLVCHASTDIKKGEPIFYNYTDPLKGTSIRQQHLLIGKYFKCTCTRCSDVTEIGTYMSSVICPECKTGYVSHTSPEEWSCNNCAKTFPENNMSFKVQCCVDKFGVINKKDDKELEEYIRNVSLILAPNHYLLVEAKQRLAGVLRDTINREPRPTKKLMRRKIELCKEILPVIETLCPGISRTKAITLYELHAAMVQLAKKLFDGREISGSAYMDELMSAEKLLKRSLEMLFIEPGNSPEGELCAKALEEYRALKATMSGVLDALHSEGKSYVCATDANRPEPK, from the exons ATGACTGCCCCGGCCGCGCGGTACGAAGTGCACACTTGTGAAAAACTCGGCAG ATACCTAGTAGCGGCGAAAGATTTGAAAGCGGGTGAGACGATCCTGTCCGATGAGCCGTTTGTCTTGGGGCCCCACAGCGAGTCGTCGCTCGTTTGTTTCAACTGCTACTTGCCTCTGATGAGCAAGTTCGTCGTCTGCAAGAAATGTGCGGTTGCTCCCGTGTGTCCGGGTGAAGGGTGCCCGGAACATCTTCATAAAA aatgGCATTCCGACATGGAATGTGATTTTTTCAGAAGTATTAAACTGACCAATGGCCTCCATCCGATGACACTGGTCCAAAACGTAGGATCCCTTCTAGTACTGCGCGCTTTTATGAAGAGAACCGTTGAAGCTCAAGCATGGAAAGAGTTCATGCAGCTAGAAACACATTTGGAAGAACGGAAGGGTACTAGAGTGTGGGAGTTTTCGGAAGACACTGTCAAG TTCATCCAATCACTAAGTATCATGGACGACATACCTGATAGTGAATTAATTCAGAAGATTTGCGCAGCAATTGACGTGAACAGTTTCGAAGTGCGCGGCCCGGCGGTGCCTGCGCTTGGTTGCGCAGAAATTTTGCGCGGGGTCTACTTGAAAGCGGCCCTGTTAGCGCATGACTGTGTGGGCAACACGCATATGTCTATAAATGACAACAATTTGTTGGTGTGCCATGCTAGCACTGATATCAAGAAAGGAGaacctatattttataattatactgaTCCTTTGAAG GGCACGTCAATACGTCAACAGCACTTATTAATCGGCAAGTACTTCAAGTGCACCTGCACACGATGCTCAGATGTCACGGAGATCGGCACTTACATGAGCTCTGTCATCTGTCCAGAGTGTAAGACTGGTTATGTCTCCCACACTTCCCCTGAAGAGTGGAGCTGTAATAACTGCGCGAAAACTTTCCCCGAAAACAATATGAGCTTTAAAGTTCAATGCTGTGTGGATAAGTTTGGTGTCATAA ACAAAAAGGACGATAAGGAACTCGAAGAATACATAAGAAACGTTTCCCTGATTCTTGCTCCCAATCACTATTTGCTCGTAGAGGCTAAACAACGCCTAGCGGGAGTTCTGAGAGACACAATAAATAGAGAACCGAGGCCCACTAAGAAACTAATGAGACGCAAGATAGAATTATGCAAGGAAATACTACCAGTCATTGAAACACTATGCCCTGGAATTTCTAGGACCAAAG CAAtcacactctatgaactgcatGCTGCGATGGTACAACtagcaaaaaaactttttgatggGCGCGAAATCTCTGGTTCAGCGTATATG GATGAATTAATGTCTGCTGAGAAACTTTTAAAACGGTCTTTGGAAATGCTGTTCATCGAGCCAGGGAATTCGCCAGAAGGTGAACTTTGTGCGAAGGCGCTCGAAGAGTACAGAGCGTTGAAAGCAACGATGAGCGGTGTGTTAGATGCATTACATTCTGAAGGAAAGTCTTATGTTTGTGCTACAGATGCAAATCGTCCCGAACCTAAATAA
- the LOC124638912 gene encoding SET domain-containing protein SmydA-8-like isoform X2, with amino-acid sequence MSKFVVCKKCAVAPVCPGEGCPEHLHKKWHSDMECDFFRSIKLTNGLHPMTLVQNVGSLLVLRAFMKRTVEAQAWKEFMQLETHLEERKGTRVWEFSEDTVKFIQSLSIMDDIPDSELIQKICAAIDVNSFEVRGPAVPALGCAEILRGVYLKAALLAHDCVGNTHMSINDNNLLVCHASTDIKKGEPIFYNYTDPLKGTSIRQQHLLIGKYFKCTCTRCSDVTEIGTYMSSVICPECKTGYVSHTSPEEWSCNNCAKTFPENNMSFKVQCCVDKFGVINKKDDKELEEYIRNVSLILAPNHYLLVEAKQRLAGVLRDTINREPRPTKKLMRRKIELCKEILPVIETLCPGISRTKAITLYELHAAMVQLAKKLFDGREISGSAYMDELMSAEKLLKRSLEMLFIEPGNSPEGELCAKALEEYRALKATMSGVLDALHSEGKSYVCATDANRPEPK; translated from the exons ATGAGCAAGTTCGTCGTCTGCAAGAAATGTGCGGTTGCTCCCGTGTGTCCGGGTGAAGGGTGCCCGGAACATCTTCATAAAA aatgGCATTCCGACATGGAATGTGATTTTTTCAGAAGTATTAAACTGACCAATGGCCTCCATCCGATGACACTGGTCCAAAACGTAGGATCCCTTCTAGTACTGCGCGCTTTTATGAAGAGAACCGTTGAAGCTCAAGCATGGAAAGAGTTCATGCAGCTAGAAACACATTTGGAAGAACGGAAGGGTACTAGAGTGTGGGAGTTTTCGGAAGACACTGTCAAG TTCATCCAATCACTAAGTATCATGGACGACATACCTGATAGTGAATTAATTCAGAAGATTTGCGCAGCAATTGACGTGAACAGTTTCGAAGTGCGCGGCCCGGCGGTGCCTGCGCTTGGTTGCGCAGAAATTTTGCGCGGGGTCTACTTGAAAGCGGCCCTGTTAGCGCATGACTGTGTGGGCAACACGCATATGTCTATAAATGACAACAATTTGTTGGTGTGCCATGCTAGCACTGATATCAAGAAAGGAGaacctatattttataattatactgaTCCTTTGAAG GGCACGTCAATACGTCAACAGCACTTATTAATCGGCAAGTACTTCAAGTGCACCTGCACACGATGCTCAGATGTCACGGAGATCGGCACTTACATGAGCTCTGTCATCTGTCCAGAGTGTAAGACTGGTTATGTCTCCCACACTTCCCCTGAAGAGTGGAGCTGTAATAACTGCGCGAAAACTTTCCCCGAAAACAATATGAGCTTTAAAGTTCAATGCTGTGTGGATAAGTTTGGTGTCATAA ACAAAAAGGACGATAAGGAACTCGAAGAATACATAAGAAACGTTTCCCTGATTCTTGCTCCCAATCACTATTTGCTCGTAGAGGCTAAACAACGCCTAGCGGGAGTTCTGAGAGACACAATAAATAGAGAACCGAGGCCCACTAAGAAACTAATGAGACGCAAGATAGAATTATGCAAGGAAATACTACCAGTCATTGAAACACTATGCCCTGGAATTTCTAGGACCAAAG CAAtcacactctatgaactgcatGCTGCGATGGTACAACtagcaaaaaaactttttgatggGCGCGAAATCTCTGGTTCAGCGTATATG GATGAATTAATGTCTGCTGAGAAACTTTTAAAACGGTCTTTGGAAATGCTGTTCATCGAGCCAGGGAATTCGCCAGAAGGTGAACTTTGTGCGAAGGCGCTCGAAGAGTACAGAGCGTTGAAAGCAACGATGAGCGGTGTGTTAGATGCATTACATTCTGAAGGAAAGTCTTATGTTTGTGCTACAGATGCAAATCGTCCCGAACCTAAATAA